One genomic region from Thermoleptolyngbya sichuanensis A183 encodes:
- a CDS encoding ATP-binding response regulator produces the protein MPIPRLRDFLEPMLSVSIKETLIGLMAQGRQQETAEAIAVDEQGAPLGRLQISRILTLLHLDLPAEATPLLDTSLEDILIDHPALLQPLTVLPADWEVTEGWHWLHASDPPWVLVDEAGKVLGAVDAIAFWRHFAVLPARADGPSAFTAPDALAASASPTDSSFPPDAPEPPSALPTVKPENSAGDRPWQIAVGTASSPFGRSKHKAQPAEGESPLGSGLVGLVKGLPVPMILWRAECGGVAYSQGWQQQIGDEPKVLEAIAAMEEADVAQTEVRLPPFCRLEAEPPTGRSPKPAAAWPTHSPAHGSTHSSAYSPTQKAHTLHQRIPKEPTPTPPNRVSTLPPSPQPRHLHPQDILSDSPDEEYFPDRVWQLTRFSLGKSSTPDLQPLWLVIAQDVTEQHQMARELATKTAELAQLNRLKDEFLSCISHELKTPLTAVLGLSSLLKEQLVGPLNDRQARYAQLIYQSGRHLTLIVNDILDLTRIETGQLELNLESVELASLCHRAYEQARQLHQEVSVSEAGKAAETLEEPEFSLSIQPGLSEMTADDLRLRQMLTNLLSNALKFTPTTGKVGLEVTTWDGWVAFTVWDTGIGIAADKQHLIFQKFQQLENPLTRRFEGTGLGLVLTQRIARLHGGDVTFISEEGKGSRFTVLLPKDVQPRPTKLPLHASRKLQQRLVLVAETNTARIEMLDSGLRQLGYRVAIARSGTEALEKVRRLQPALVILNPNLPLLSGWDVLTLLKAGIDTRATPVIWSGSTEEKPRAIAYGASACLSHPIHPESLRKSILEATQTPDEWSPIPANRLTVLHLRLSPQALAADGPSVSELLHSYPYRVVEVSDLDQADLLARVWKPHVVVLEGSLPDPTTYFKHLYEHTVLSTVPMVTLTPEATQSANRVPGLTVFPCLAPLTPVDAFGAVEESALFQVIQVASGRG, from the coding sequence ATGCCCATTCCTCGACTGCGCGATTTTTTGGAACCCATGTTGTCAGTCTCTATCAAAGAGACGCTGATTGGGCTGATGGCTCAGGGTCGGCAGCAAGAGACAGCTGAGGCGATCGCCGTGGATGAACAGGGTGCGCCGCTGGGTCGGCTGCAAATCAGCCGTATCCTCACACTCTTGCACCTAGACCTGCCCGCAGAGGCGACCCCGCTGCTAGATACCAGCCTAGAAGATATTTTGATCGATCATCCTGCGCTGCTGCAACCGCTGACAGTGCTGCCAGCCGATTGGGAAGTGACCGAGGGTTGGCACTGGCTCCATGCCAGCGATCCGCCGTGGGTGCTGGTGGATGAGGCGGGCAAGGTGCTGGGCGCAGTAGATGCAATCGCCTTTTGGCGACATTTTGCCGTTCTGCCAGCGAGGGCTGACGGGCCGTCCGCTTTCACCGCTCCCGATGCTCTGGCTGCTTCAGCATCACCGACCGACTCATCTTTCCCACCAGACGCGCCTGAACCCCCCTCTGCACTGCCTACCGTCAAACCTGAGAATAGTGCGGGCGATCGCCCCTGGCAGATTGCCGTTGGCACGGCCTCGTCCCCCTTTGGGCGATCCAAGCACAAGGCTCAGCCAGCCGAGGGTGAATCGCCGCTGGGGTCGGGGCTGGTGGGGCTGGTCAAAGGGCTACCTGTGCCGATGATCCTGTGGCGAGCAGAGTGTGGAGGGGTGGCCTATAGCCAGGGTTGGCAGCAGCAGATTGGCGACGAACCCAAGGTGCTGGAGGCGATCGCCGCGATGGAGGAGGCCGACGTTGCTCAGACGGAGGTGCGGTTACCGCCGTTTTGCCGTCTCGAAGCAGAGCCACCCACCGGGCGATCGCCCAAACCTGCGGCAGCGTGGCCGACCCACAGCCCTGCCCACGGTTCCACTCATAGTTCCGCTTATAGCCCCACTCAAAAAGCCCATACGCTACACCAGCGAATCCCCAAAGAGCCAACCCCGACTCCGCCCAACCGCGTCTCTACCCTGCCGCCCTCGCCCCAGCCGCGTCATCTTCATCCCCAAGACATCCTTTCCGACAGCCCCGACGAGGAATATTTTCCAGACCGCGTGTGGCAACTGACCCGGTTCTCGTTGGGCAAAAGCAGCACGCCAGACCTCCAGCCCCTCTGGCTGGTGATTGCTCAAGATGTAACCGAGCAGCACCAGATGGCGCGAGAGTTGGCCACAAAAACCGCTGAGCTAGCCCAGCTTAACCGCCTCAAGGACGAGTTCTTATCCTGCATCAGCCACGAGCTGAAAACCCCGCTGACAGCGGTGCTGGGTCTATCGAGCCTGCTCAAGGAACAGCTAGTTGGGCCCCTCAACGATCGCCAGGCCCGCTATGCTCAACTCATCTATCAGAGTGGTCGCCATCTGACGCTGATTGTAAACGACATTCTGGATCTGACCCGGATTGAAACTGGGCAGCTTGAGCTAAATCTGGAGTCTGTCGAGCTAGCTTCCCTCTGTCATCGGGCCTATGAGCAGGCCCGCCAGCTTCATCAGGAAGTTTCTGTGTCTGAAGCCGGAAAAGCCGCCGAGACGCTTGAAGAACCAGAATTTAGCCTGAGCATTCAGCCGGGGCTAAGCGAAATGACGGCGGATGACCTGCGGTTGCGGCAAATGCTGACCAACCTGCTCTCCAACGCGCTCAAGTTTACGCCGACGACGGGCAAGGTGGGGCTGGAAGTGACTACTTGGGATGGCTGGGTGGCTTTTACTGTCTGGGATACGGGCATTGGCATCGCGGCAGATAAGCAGCATCTCATCTTCCAAAAATTTCAGCAGCTTGAAAACCCCTTAACGCGACGGTTTGAAGGCACCGGGTTGGGATTGGTGCTGACGCAGCGCATTGCCCGACTGCACGGTGGCGACGTTACCTTTATCTCTGAGGAAGGCAAGGGCAGTCGCTTTACGGTGCTGCTGCCCAAAGATGTGCAGCCCCGGCCGACCAAACTGCCGCTTCATGCATCCCGAAAACTTCAGCAGCGGCTTGTGCTGGTGGCCGAGACGAACACGGCCCGAATTGAGATGCTGGATTCTGGTTTGCGCCAGTTGGGCTATCGGGTGGCGATCGCCCGCAGCGGCACCGAAGCCCTGGAAAAAGTGCGGCGGCTCCAGCCTGCGCTGGTGATTTTGAACCCGAATCTGCCGCTGCTGTCGGGCTGGGACGTGCTAACGCTGCTCAAGGCCGGCATCGATACTCGCGCCACGCCCGTCATCTGGAGCGGCAGCACGGAGGAAAAACCGAGAGCGATCGCCTACGGGGCCAGCGCTTGCCTGAGTCACCCCATCCACCCTGAGTCTCTTCGCAAGAGCATTCTGGAAGCCACCCAGACACCGGATGAGTGGTCGCCGATTCCTGCCAATCGCCTGACTGTGCTGCATCTGCGTCTGTCGCCCCAGGCGCTTGCTGCCGATGGCCCCAGCGTGTCAGAGCTATTGCACAGCTACCCCTACCGGGTGGTGGAGGTGAGTGATCTCGACCAGGCAGATTTGCTGGCGCGGGTCTGGAAGCCCCATGTGGTCGTGCTGGAAGGCAGCCTGCCCGATCCCACTACCTATTTCAAACATCTCTATGAACATACGGTGCTGAGTACCGTGCCGATGGTTACCCTCACCCCTGAAGCTACCCAATCTGCTAACCGCGTGCCAGGGCTGACGGTGTTTCCCTGTCTGGCACCGCTGACCCCCGTCGATGCGTTTGGCGCGGTCGAAGAATCGGCCCTGTTTCAGGTCATTCAGGTGGCAAGCGGGCGAGGGTGA
- the kaiC gene encoding circadian clock protein KaiC, translating to MNDSSQTGQQQNGAALMGVQKIRTMIEGFDDISNGGLPVGRATLVSGTSGTGKTLFAVQFLYNGITHFDEAGIFVTFEEAPADIIKNAYSFGWDLQKLIDDGKLFILDASPDPEGQEVVGNFDLSALIERIQYAIRKYKAKRVSIDSVTAVFQQYAAVSVVRREIFRLVARLKQVGATTIMTTERVDEYGPVARFGVEEFVSDNVVIVRNVLEGERRRRTMEILKLRGTTHMKGEYPFTITNQGINIFPLGAMRLTQRSSNARVSSGVATLDSMCGGGFFKDSIILATGATGTGKTLLVSMFLQNACQNGERAILFAYEESRAQLSRNAYSWGIDFEDLEQRGLLKIICAYPESAGLEDHLQIIKSEIAEFKPSRIAIDSLSALARGVSNNAFRQFVIGVTGYAKQEEITGFFTNTTDQFMGSHSITDSHISTITDTILMLQYVEIRGEMSRAINVFKMRGSWHDKGIREYIISENGPEIKDSFRNFERIISGSPTRISVDEKNELSRIVRGFQEKSDGEV from the coding sequence ATGAACGATTCGAGTCAGACTGGACAGCAGCAGAACGGCGCGGCTCTCATGGGTGTCCAGAAGATTCGCACCATGATTGAGGGCTTTGACGACATTAGCAACGGTGGGCTGCCAGTCGGACGCGCCACGCTCGTTAGCGGCACCTCTGGAACCGGCAAAACCCTCTTTGCGGTGCAGTTCCTCTACAACGGCATTACTCACTTCGACGAAGCAGGCATCTTCGTCACCTTTGAAGAAGCCCCTGCTGACATCATCAAAAACGCCTACAGCTTTGGCTGGGATCTGCAAAAGCTGATCGACGACGGCAAGCTGTTCATCCTTGATGCTTCGCCCGATCCCGAAGGGCAGGAAGTCGTCGGCAACTTTGACCTGTCGGCGCTGATCGAACGGATTCAATACGCCATCCGAAAATACAAAGCCAAGCGCGTCTCGATCGACTCGGTAACGGCAGTGTTTCAGCAATATGCCGCCGTTTCTGTGGTGCGGCGCGAAATCTTTCGCCTGGTGGCTCGCCTCAAGCAGGTCGGCGCAACCACCATCATGACGACAGAGCGCGTCGATGAATACGGCCCCGTCGCCCGCTTTGGGGTCGAAGAGTTTGTGTCTGACAACGTGGTGATTGTGCGGAACGTGCTAGAGGGCGAACGCCGCCGCCGCACGATGGAAATCCTGAAGCTGCGCGGCACCACCCACATGAAGGGCGAATATCCCTTCACCATCACCAATCAGGGCATCAATATCTTCCCCCTAGGAGCCATGCGCCTGACCCAGCGCTCCTCTAATGCCCGCGTGTCGTCTGGCGTGGCAACGCTGGACTCGATGTGTGGCGGCGGCTTTTTCAAAGACTCGATCATCCTGGCAACAGGGGCAACAGGGACAGGCAAGACGCTGCTGGTCAGCATGTTTTTGCAAAACGCCTGTCAGAACGGCGAACGCGCCATCCTGTTTGCCTATGAAGAGTCGCGGGCGCAGCTTTCGCGCAACGCCTATTCCTGGGGTATTGACTTTGAAGACCTGGAGCAGCGCGGCCTGCTCAAAATCATCTGCGCCTATCCCGAATCGGCGGGTTTGGAAGACCACCTGCAAATTATTAAGTCAGAAATTGCCGAGTTCAAGCCGTCGCGCATTGCCATCGACTCGCTCTCGGCGCTGGCGCGGGGCGTGAGCAATAATGCCTTCCGGCAGTTTGTGATCGGCGTGACGGGCTATGCCAAGCAGGAGGAGATTACGGGCTTCTTTACCAACACCACGGATCAATTCATGGGGTCGCACTCGATCACCGATTCCCACATTTCCACGATTACAGACACGATTTTGATGCTGCAATATGTGGAGATTCGCGGCGAAATGTCTCGCGCCATCAACGTCTTCAAGATGCGTGGCTCCTGGCATGACAAGGGCATCCGCGAATATATCATCAGCGAGAATGGTCCAGAGATTAAGGATTCGTTCCGCAACTTTGAGCGGATCATCAGCGGTTCGCCCACCCGCATCTCGGTAGACGAGAAGAACGAGCTATCCCGCATTGTGCGGGGCTTCCAGGAAAAGAGCGACGGCGAAGTTTAG
- a CDS encoding circadian clock protein KaiA: MQAWQSDMMIGGDRSRCRVTSFHQLDLFLDYVQREKRQIDCLLFENSPDLKTALSQLRQRSIFLPAIVLEPEPLQPVPSADAIFDELLQEADAITYHSAILHVPVTQFSDLEHLTEKAINQFLKLSATPSSLNPSTPSRVGTLTTHSSLIQQQRRLSEKLSERLGYLGVYYKRNSANFLRHMPPPERQEFLEQLKAEYREIILRYFIEDSHLNEKIDNFVNLAFFADVPVAQVVEIHMELMDEFAKQLKLEGRNDEILLDYRLTLIDVIAHLCEMYRRSIPRET, from the coding sequence TTGCAGGCTTGGCAAAGCGATATGATGATCGGGGGCGATCGCTCTCGATGTCGGGTCACGTCTTTCCACCAGCTCGACCTCTTTCTAGACTACGTTCAGCGCGAAAAGCGTCAGATCGACTGTCTGCTGTTTGAGAACAGCCCCGACCTCAAAACAGCCCTCTCTCAGCTTCGCCAAAGGAGTATCTTTCTGCCTGCCATCGTGCTAGAGCCGGAACCCCTCCAGCCCGTGCCCTCTGCCGATGCAATTTTCGACGAGTTGCTGCAAGAAGCAGATGCCATCACCTACCACTCGGCGATCCTGCACGTCCCGGTAACTCAGTTCTCCGATCTAGAACATCTAACCGAAAAGGCGATCAACCAATTCCTCAAGCTGTCTGCAACCCCCTCCAGCTTGAATCCGTCTACCCCCAGTCGGGTTGGCACGCTTACGACCCATTCCTCTCTGATTCAGCAGCAGCGTCGCCTCTCTGAGAAGTTGAGCGAACGCCTAGGATACCTGGGGGTCTACTACAAGCGTAATTCCGCAAACTTCCTTCGACACATGCCCCCCCCAGAGCGGCAGGAATTTCTGGAACAGCTTAAGGCCGAATACCGAGAGATCATTCTCCGCTACTTCATAGAAGACTCACATCTCAACGAAAAAATCGATAACTTCGTGAACCTGGCGTTTTTTGCCGACGTGCCAGTGGCGCAGGTCGTTGAGATTCATATGGAGTTAATGGATGAGTTTGCCAAACAGCTCAAACTGGAGGGACGCAACGACGAAATTCTGCTTGACTATCGGCTGACTTTGATTGATGTGATTGCCCATTTGTGTGAGATGTATCGCCGCTCGATTCCTCGCGAAACCTGA
- the kaiB gene encoding circadian clock protein KaiB — protein MSPLRKTYILKLYVAGNTPNSVRALKTLNHILENEFQGVYALKVIDVLKNPQLAEEDKILATPTLAKILPPPVRKIIGDLSDREKVLIGLDLLYDELGEEEAEI, from the coding sequence ATGAGTCCTCTAAGAAAAACCTACATCCTCAAGCTCTACGTTGCCGGGAATACTCCGAACTCCGTGCGGGCGCTGAAAACCCTGAACCACATCCTGGAGAATGAATTTCAGGGAGTCTACGCGCTCAAAGTGATTGACGTGCTGAAGAACCCCCAGCTTGCAGAGGAAGACAAAATTCTGGCAACGCCGACCCTGGCTAAGATTCTGCCGCCCCCTGTCCGCAAGATCATTGGCGATCTATCTGACCGAGAAAAAGTCTTGATCGGCCTTGACCTTCTGTATGATGAATTGGGTGAAGAGGAGGCAGAAATCTAG
- a CDS encoding hybrid sensor histidine kinase/response regulator, translating into MAETSQHTSMPNSMPNATLNPLCISVSEQPPNSPRPDLLIVDDIPDNIRFLSKFLMAQGYEVRKATSGAMALRAIAALMPDLILLDVNMGEMSGYELCTRLKTDPATQHIPIIFLSAGSDTLDKVQAFKVGGSDYITKPFQLEEVLVRIQTQLTLRSLQESQKIQNQKLRQTLEDLKRAQASLIQQEKMSTLKKVVAGVAHEVNNPLSFIAGNVEPARQYVQTLVELSHLYQQHYPDPPAAIRDFQTEVDLDFVAEDLNKILRSMKTGAARIKTVVSALRSFTHLDEAGLKRISLQDTVETVLTLLRYRLENRSTGTTIQVRKHYQSIPPVNCYAEQISQAIFNLLVNAVDAVEAKLDHLEKNPSEVPYTPEIVITIRQGSERCILLQIQDNGIGLSQEKQSRLFEPFFSTKPAGKGLGLGLVTARRIIEEQHYGQLTYAFEDHCTTFSISIPISDLALSPVSRP; encoded by the coding sequence ATGGCTGAGACATCTCAGCACACCAGTATGCCAAACTCTATGCCCAACGCCACCCTAAACCCATTGTGCATCTCAGTGTCGGAGCAACCGCCGAATTCACCCCGACCCGATCTGCTGATCGTGGACGACATCCCGGACAACATCCGCTTTTTGTCAAAATTTCTGATGGCGCAGGGCTACGAAGTCCGCAAAGCCACCAGTGGGGCAATGGCACTGCGGGCGATCGCCGCCTTGATGCCAGACCTGATCTTGCTCGATGTCAACATGGGCGAGATGAGCGGCTATGAACTTTGCACCCGGCTCAAGACCGATCCGGCAACCCAGCACATCCCGATCATCTTTCTCAGCGCAGGCAGCGATACCCTCGATAAAGTCCAAGCTTTTAAGGTCGGTGGTTCGGACTACATCACCAAGCCCTTCCAGCTAGAAGAAGTGCTGGTGCGGATTCAGACCCAACTCACATTGCGATCGCTCCAGGAGTCGCAAAAAATTCAAAACCAAAAGCTGCGACAAACCCTGGAAGATCTCAAACGAGCGCAGGCCAGCCTAATCCAGCAGGAAAAAATGTCCACCCTGAAAAAGGTTGTAGCTGGCGTTGCCCACGAAGTCAACAATCCGCTGAGCTTTATTGCCGGCAACGTCGAGCCGGCCCGCCAGTACGTGCAAACCCTCGTCGAGTTGTCCCATCTCTACCAACAACACTACCCAGATCCACCCGCTGCCATTCGCGACTTCCAGACTGAGGTTGATTTAGATTTTGTTGCTGAAGATCTAAACAAAATCTTGCGGTCGATGAAAACAGGCGCAGCCCGCATCAAAACTGTCGTGTCGGCGCTGCGTAGCTTCACGCATCTAGACGAAGCAGGCCTCAAGCGCATCAGCCTGCAAGATACCGTAGAAACGGTCTTAACCCTCCTCCGCTATCGTCTGGAAAACCGCTCCACAGGTACGACTATTCAGGTTCGCAAACACTATCAGTCTATTCCTCCGGTCAATTGCTACGCTGAGCAAATCAGTCAGGCAATTTTTAATCTACTGGTCAATGCTGTCGATGCCGTCGAAGCAAAACTAGATCATCTGGAGAAAAATCCCTCAGAGGTTCCCTACACGCCAGAAATTGTAATCACGATTCGACAAGGGTCGGAGCGGTGCATCCTGCTCCAGATTCAAGACAACGGCATTGGTCTTTCCCAGGAAAAGCAGAGCCGTCTGTTTGAACCATTTTTTAGCACCAAGCCTGCGGGGAAAGGGCTGGGGCTGGGGCTAGTGACAGCTCGCCGCATTATTGAGGAGCAACACTACGGGCAACTCACCTATGCCTTCGAGGATCATTGCACTACATTTTCAATTTCCATACCTATCAGCGATCTCGCACTCTCTCCCGTCTCTCGCCCTTAG
- a CDS encoding cofactor assembly of complex C subunit B encodes MSKADPNRVLRLMPLAVGGLGGTLLLINRLATSNLTDFQARSDVVGVILSAVLILTGLLWQRIQPRSPDAVILNGEEGFDLAEDLPDAAKLELAWASHLLLTNTVTRSLVVWQDGRVLLRRGVLSPKVMKTPGPIVQRALDTQKPIYLVNLQLYPGKIEFDYLPDNTQGVICQPMGDRGVIILAANAPRSYTRQDEIWIAGIADKLGETLRL; translated from the coding sequence GTGAGCAAGGCTGATCCAAATCGGGTGCTGCGCCTGATGCCGCTGGCGGTGGGCGGGCTGGGCGGCACGCTGCTGCTGATTAACCGACTGGCTACGTCAAATCTGACGGATTTTCAAGCCCGGTCGGACGTGGTGGGGGTGATTTTGAGCGCGGTGCTGATTCTTACTGGGCTGCTGTGGCAGCGCATCCAGCCGCGATCGCCCGATGCGGTCATTCTCAACGGCGAAGAAGGGTTTGACCTGGCAGAAGATTTGCCCGACGCTGCCAAGCTGGAGCTGGCCTGGGCTTCGCACCTGCTGTTGACCAATACTGTGACGCGATCGCTCGTGGTGTGGCAAGACGGGCGCGTGCTGCTGCGGCGCGGTGTGCTGAGTCCCAAAGTCATGAAAACCCCCGGCCCCATTGTGCAGCGGGCGCTGGATACCCAGAAGCCGATTTATCTGGTGAACCTGCAACTCTATCCCGGCAAGATTGAGTTTGACTATCTGCCAGACAATACCCAGGGCGTGATCTGCCAGCCGATGGGCGATCGCGGCGTGATTATCTTAGCCGCCAATGCCCCCCGCAGCTATACCCGCCAGGACGAAATCTGGATTGCCGGAATTGCCGACAAGCTGGGCGAGACGCTCCGCCTGTAG
- a CDS encoding IS1 family transposase, producing the protein MKCPQCGSNQIRKNGHRQGKQNYLCKCCGRQFVEFYSQRGYSEDARQICLRMHRSGINFHEIERLTGINHNTVINWVKQQEMSSLLSMDDDALLSS; encoded by the coding sequence ATGAAATGTCCTCAATGCGGTTCAAACCAGATTCGGAAGAATGGCCATCGCCAAGGAAAACAAAATTACCTTTGCAAGTGCTGTGGTCGCCAGTTTGTAGAGTTTTATTCCCAGCGGGGATACTCTGAAGATGCCCGCCAGATTTGTCTGCGGATGCATCGCTCTGGCATTAACTTTCACGAGATTGAGCGGCTGACGGGCATTAATCACAACACAGTGATCAACTGGGTGAAACAGCAAGAGATGTCTTCACTGCTCAGTATGGATGACGATGCCCTGCTGAGCAGCTAA
- a CDS encoding AbrB family transcriptional regulator: protein MTDPTAPRIEPPIEPPEDTIEAIAADLESSLGVKVLRAIAEVVLAGFIGLALIMLGLSGGAWILGGVAAGALVFYGDRTWFHRPALPNKTLRKMGQVLIGLAIGFSIRQSTLSSLSSQIPVLVLLGMTLLVSGGVIGYFYSRLEKVDLLTGVLATTPGNIGVMASIAADYSKNTAFVSLVQLLRFTTIIAVIPLVAQVPHTTDLRSTLSALLPDAHWLTLGNGLELAAVLAAAALAAQLGTRLNIPVATFFCPILVGLGFAPLGFADWFAGLPSGADASFSLPPLLKVVGQILLGTTIGEYWANSPRITLSTLARAIIPVTLTFSAGLLTAAIAKALTPWDWLTCLLIAAPGGSPEMIWIALTLQHDVELVTASHLVRLLVINLSLPGLIWLASYIDSRLAAQQGIVIHTEQ, encoded by the coding sequence ATGACAGACCCGACCGCGCCACGGATTGAGCCACCTATTGAGCCACCTGAAGACACGATTGAGGCGATCGCCGCTGATTTAGAAAGTAGCCTTGGAGTCAAGGTATTGCGGGCGATCGCCGAAGTGGTGCTGGCGGGTTTCATCGGACTGGCGCTCATCATGTTGGGGCTGAGCGGCGGCGCATGGATTTTGGGCGGTGTTGCAGCCGGGGCACTGGTCTTTTATGGCGATCGCACCTGGTTTCATCGACCTGCTCTGCCCAACAAAACCCTGCGAAAAATGGGTCAGGTGCTCATCGGTCTAGCGATTGGCTTTTCCATCCGGCAGTCTACGCTATCCAGCCTGTCGTCCCAAATTCCTGTGCTGGTGCTGCTGGGGATGACGCTCCTAGTCAGCGGCGGGGTGATTGGCTATTTCTATTCCCGTCTAGAGAAAGTAGACCTGCTAACGGGCGTGCTGGCGACGACCCCCGGCAATATCGGCGTGATGGCCAGCATCGCTGCTGACTACAGCAAAAACACCGCATTCGTTTCGCTGGTGCAGCTTTTGCGCTTCACCACGATCATTGCCGTGATTCCACTAGTGGCGCAGGTTCCCCACACGACCGATTTACGAAGCACCCTGTCGGCGCTATTGCCCGATGCCCACTGGCTGACCCTAGGCAATGGTCTAGAGCTAGCTGCTGTGCTGGCGGCCGCAGCCCTCGCAGCCCAGTTGGGCACGCGGCTGAACATTCCCGTTGCCACCTTCTTTTGCCCCATCCTAGTAGGACTGGGGTTCGCGCCCCTGGGCTTTGCAGACTGGTTTGCTGGACTGCCCAGCGGCGCTGATGCCAGCTTTAGCCTGCCACCGCTGCTCAAGGTAGTGGGGCAGATTTTGCTGGGCACAACGATTGGCGAATACTGGGCAAACAGCCCGCGCATCACGCTTAGCACGCTAGCGCGGGCCATCATCCCGGTCACGTTGACCTTTAGTGCGGGGCTGCTCACGGCGGCGATCGCCAAAGCGCTGACCCCCTGGGACTGGCTCACTTGCTTGCTGATTGCGGCGCCGGGTGGCTCCCCAGAAATGATCTGGATTGCTCTCACGCTCCAGCACGATGTGGAGCTAGTCACCGCCTCCCATTTGGTGCGCCTGCTGGTGATTAACCTGAGCCTGCCAGGGCTGATCTGGCTGGCCAGCTACATAGATAGTCGCTTAGCTGCTCAGCAGGGCATCGTCATCCATACTGAGCAGTGA